From the Synechococcus sp. HK01-R genome, one window contains:
- a CDS encoding ComEC/Rec2 family competence protein — protein sequence MPARLPKARILLLFVLMALLSLRLLWASAPNPGPQDPAALISTKSQAAMLWLEGRVLVDGPLRDGACRALVQVHRINGQRRSGRTELQWRPCREGLRAGAWIRARGRLRAPAPAAHPLLSAPAQRLAAHGAWSQFRTKALEVTGQDWTPLADARRRIATQFQDAAGPDRGGLLAALVLGSAQVQLSAELRDGFRVAGLSHALAASGFHLSVLLGTTLALARSWPAAWRLSSGAGAMGLFLALAGAQPSVVRAVLMGSVALLIREGGQRSRPLGVLVFSLVLMVLIHPAWLHSIGFQLSAAATAGLVITARPLELWLAARWPHRFGPWLSTALSVPLAALLWTLPLQLLHFGSTPLYALVANLLAAPLLAPLTLASMALALVVLVLPEGVTLLLLPWLIWPVKHLAALLIAMVTWISQWPFAQLLTGRPQPWVVLLLVLGLLPWLLQHWCGLRLRTLPLLLLAVLIQAMVQLADGLVVVEQWGRHWLLARHQGRAALVSSHGDRRSCALARRLVEAHGHRRLDWVALLDPVASDALHCWRALARTVLAEHQGQPPLAPGQRLASAGLELQAPKQMAGQGLLLLQAGRRRVNLRQATGRPLK from the coding sequence ATGCCCGCCCGTCTGCCGAAAGCGCGGATCCTGCTGCTGTTTGTGCTGATGGCTCTGCTGTCGTTGCGCTTGTTGTGGGCCTCCGCACCCAACCCGGGGCCCCAGGATCCAGCGGCGTTGATCAGCACCAAGTCTCAGGCCGCGATGCTTTGGCTTGAGGGTCGCGTGCTGGTTGATGGTCCCCTGCGTGATGGGGCCTGTCGGGCCCTTGTGCAGGTGCATCGGATCAATGGCCAGCGCCGATCGGGGCGCACCGAACTGCAGTGGCGCCCCTGCCGCGAGGGATTGCGAGCGGGTGCCTGGATCCGTGCCAGGGGGCGTTTGCGAGCACCGGCACCTGCGGCCCATCCCCTGCTGAGTGCACCGGCCCAACGACTGGCGGCCCATGGGGCCTGGAGTCAGTTCCGCACCAAGGCGCTGGAGGTCACCGGGCAGGACTGGACCCCCCTGGCCGATGCCCGGCGACGGATTGCCACTCAATTTCAGGATGCGGCCGGGCCGGATCGAGGCGGTCTGCTGGCGGCGTTGGTGCTGGGCAGTGCCCAGGTGCAACTCTCCGCCGAGCTGCGCGATGGCTTTCGGGTTGCTGGCCTCTCCCACGCCCTGGCGGCTTCAGGCTTTCATCTGTCGGTCCTGCTTGGAACCACCCTTGCTCTGGCCCGATCCTGGCCGGCGGCATGGCGACTGAGCAGCGGTGCCGGAGCGATGGGGCTGTTTCTGGCCCTGGCTGGTGCCCAGCCCTCCGTGGTGCGAGCGGTGTTGATGGGTTCGGTGGCGCTGTTGATTCGCGAGGGCGGGCAGCGCAGTCGACCGTTGGGGGTGCTGGTGTTCAGTCTTGTGCTGATGGTGTTGATCCACCCGGCCTGGTTGCACTCGATCGGGTTTCAGTTGAGTGCTGCTGCCACGGCCGGTCTGGTGATCACCGCCCGGCCACTGGAGCTCTGGTTGGCGGCCCGATGGCCGCATCGCTTCGGCCCATGGCTCTCCACCGCTCTCTCGGTGCCGTTGGCGGCCTTGCTCTGGACCCTGCCGCTTCAACTGCTGCACTTCGGTTCGACGCCCTTGTATGCGTTGGTGGCGAATCTGCTGGCTGCGCCTCTCCTGGCTCCCCTCACCCTGGCGTCCATGGCCCTGGCCCTCGTGGTGCTCGTGCTCCCTGAGGGGGTCACCCTGCTGCTTCTGCCCTGGTTGATCTGGCCCGTGAAGCATCTGGCGGCGCTGCTGATCGCCATGGTGACTTGGATCAGCCAGTGGCCTTTTGCTCAGCTGCTGACCGGTCGTCCTCAGCCCTGGGTGGTGCTGCTGTTGGTGCTGGGCCTGCTGCCTTGGTTGCTTCAACACTGGTGTGGTCTTCGCTTGCGAACCCTGCCGTTGTTGCTGCTGGCGGTGCTGATCCAGGCGATGGTGCAGCTTGCCGATGGGCTGGTGGTGGTGGAGCAGTGGGGGCGCCATTGGCTGCTGGCGCGTCATCAGGGGCGGGCCGCTCTGGTGAGCAGTCATGGGGATCGGCGGAGCTGTGCCCTGGCCCGCCGTCTCGTTGAGGCCCATGGCCATCGTCGCCTTGATTGGGTTGCGTTGCTCGATCCTGTGGCCAGCGATGCTTTGCATTGCTGGCGTGCTCTCGCGCGCACGGTGCTGGCGGAACACCAGGGGCAGCCGCCTTTAGCCCCAGGCCAGCGACTGGCGAGTGCGGGGCTGGAACTGCAGGCTCCAAAACAGATGGCGGGACAGGGGCTGCTGTTGCTTCAGGCCGGTCGCCGCCGTGTGAACCTGAGGCAGGCAACGGGTCGCCCCCTAAAGTGA
- the glyQ gene encoding glycine--tRNA ligase subunit alpha, protein MHFQDIISTLNRFWADQGCLLLQPYDTEKGAGTMSPHTVLRAIGPEPWAVAYPEPCRRPTDGRYGDNPNRAQHYFQYQVLIKPSPDGIQETYLASLEALGIKAAEHDIRFVEDNWESPTLGAWGVGWEVWLDGMEVTQFTYFQQCGGIDCRPVSIEITYGLERLAMYLQDVESIWDLSWNAERSYGDLWLPFEKGHCHFNFEASDPERLKQLFAIYEAEAAALIEKALPAPALDFVLKCSHTFNLLEARGVISVTERTATIARIRNLARKVAESWLAEREALGFPLLKQP, encoded by the coding sequence ATGCACTTCCAGGACATCATCAGCACCCTCAATCGTTTCTGGGCCGACCAGGGGTGTCTGCTGCTGCAGCCCTACGACACCGAAAAAGGCGCCGGCACCATGAGTCCGCACACGGTGTTGCGAGCGATCGGGCCGGAACCCTGGGCGGTGGCGTATCCCGAACCCTGCCGCAGACCCACCGATGGGCGCTACGGAGACAATCCCAACCGGGCACAGCACTATTTCCAATACCAAGTGCTGATCAAGCCATCACCCGATGGCATTCAGGAGACCTACCTGGCCTCCCTTGAGGCCTTGGGGATCAAGGCGGCCGAGCACGACATTCGTTTCGTGGAAGACAACTGGGAGTCGCCCACTCTTGGGGCCTGGGGCGTGGGCTGGGAAGTTTGGCTGGATGGCATGGAGGTGACGCAGTTCACCTATTTCCAGCAGTGCGGAGGCATCGACTGTCGTCCGGTGTCGATTGAAATCACCTACGGCCTGGAGCGCCTGGCCATGTATCTCCAGGATGTCGAGAGCATCTGGGATCTGAGTTGGAACGCAGAGCGCAGCTATGGCGATCTCTGGCTTCCCTTCGAAAAGGGACACTGCCACTTCAATTTCGAAGCTTCCGATCCTGAGCGACTCAAGCAGTTGTTCGCGATCTATGAAGCTGAGGCCGCGGCACTGATCGAGAAGGCTCTGCCTGCACCGGCTCTTGACTTCGTTCTGAAGTGCAGCCACACCTTCAACTTGCTTGAGGCCCGGGGAGTGATCTCCGTGACCGAGCGCACCGCCACCATCGCCCGCATCCGCAATCTGGCCCGCAAAGTTGCGGAGTCCTGGCTGGCGGAGCGTGAGGCGCTTGGTTTCCCTCTCCTGAAGCAGCCTTAG
- the ubiE gene encoding bifunctional demethylmenaquinone methyltransferase/2-methoxy-6-polyprenyl-1,4-benzoquinol methylase UbiE, which yields MKPGDPAAVEQLFNAVAPRYDRLNDLLSLGLHRHWKRQMLVWLQPRPGERWLDLCCGTGDLALALARRLRPGGEVLGLDAAAAPLRRAQERASREPWLPVRWHQGDALATGLPPAALDGAVMAYGLRNLEDPAAGLRELQRVLKPGARAAVLDFNRQPPGSAAEAFRRAYLRRLVVPAAAMAGLRDQYAYLEASLERFATGPAQEQMALAAGFLEAHHRPLAGGQMGLLLLKT from the coding sequence TTGAAACCCGGAGATCCCGCAGCCGTTGAGCAGCTCTTCAACGCTGTTGCCCCCCGTTACGACCGCCTGAACGACCTGCTCAGTCTTGGCCTGCATCGCCATTGGAAGCGGCAGATGCTGGTCTGGTTGCAGCCCCGTCCGGGCGAGCGCTGGCTTGATCTTTGCTGCGGCACAGGGGATCTGGCCCTGGCGCTAGCCCGCCGTCTACGTCCGGGGGGTGAGGTTCTGGGCCTCGATGCGGCGGCCGCCCCCTTGCGGCGGGCCCAGGAGCGGGCATCCCGAGAGCCCTGGTTGCCTGTCCGATGGCACCAGGGAGATGCCCTCGCGACAGGCCTTCCCCCCGCGGCTCTGGATGGAGCGGTGATGGCTTACGGGTTACGCAATTTGGAAGATCCCGCCGCGGGGTTGCGAGAGTTGCAACGGGTGCTGAAGCCCGGGGCGCGGGCTGCCGTGCTGGATTTCAACCGGCAACCGCCCGGCAGTGCTGCAGAAGCTTTTCGGCGGGCTTACTTGCGCAGGCTGGTGGTGCCAGCCGCTGCGATGGCGGGCTTGCGTGATCAATACGCCTATTTAGAGGCCAGTCTCGAACGTTTTGCCACTGGCCCGGCTCAGGAGCAGATGGCCTTGGCTGCAGGCTTTCTTGAAGCCCACCATCGCCCCCTCGCCGGGGGGCAGATGGGTCTGCTGCTGCTGAAAACCTGA
- the hisF gene encoding imidazole glycerol phosphate synthase subunit HisF, producing the protein MVALRLIPCLDVADGRVVKGVNFVGLRDAGDPVELACRYSQAGADELVFLDIAASHQGRGTLVDLVRRTAEAVTIPFTVGGGIRSVEGITELLRAGADKVSLNSSAVREPELVARGAERFGCQCIVVAIDARARDGGGWDVYVKGGRENTGLDAVEWARRVAELGAGEILLTSMDGDGTQAGYDLALTRAVAQAVPVPVIASGGAGCLDHIAAALDQGPAGGQASAALLASLLHDGVLTVEAIKADLLRRGLPIRPAQA; encoded by the coding sequence ATGGTTGCCCTTCGCCTGATTCCCTGCCTGGATGTCGCTGACGGTCGTGTCGTCAAGGGCGTGAATTTTGTGGGGCTGCGCGATGCCGGTGATCCGGTGGAGCTGGCTTGCCGCTACAGCCAGGCCGGGGCTGATGAACTGGTGTTTCTCGACATCGCCGCCAGTCATCAAGGGCGCGGCACCCTGGTGGATCTGGTGCGTCGCACCGCTGAAGCGGTCACGATTCCCTTCACCGTTGGAGGTGGGATTCGTTCCGTGGAGGGGATCACCGAGCTTCTGCGGGCGGGGGCCGACAAGGTGAGCCTCAATTCCTCAGCCGTGCGTGAGCCTGAGCTGGTGGCCAGGGGCGCCGAACGGTTCGGCTGTCAATGCATCGTGGTGGCGATCGATGCCCGGGCCAGGGATGGCGGCGGCTGGGATGTGTACGTCAAGGGGGGACGTGAGAACACCGGTCTGGATGCCGTGGAGTGGGCGCGTCGGGTGGCGGAGCTTGGTGCGGGGGAAATCCTGCTCACCTCCATGGATGGCGATGGCACCCAGGCGGGCTACGACCTTGCGCTCACGCGGGCCGTTGCCCAGGCGGTGCCCGTGCCTGTGATCGCCTCAGGAGGGGCGGGATGCCTGGATCACATCGCAGCCGCGCTCGATCAGGGGCCAGCGGGGGGGCAGGCCTCGGCCGCCCTGCTGGCTTCGCTGCTCCATGACGGGGTTCTGACCGTGGAGGCCATCAAGGCGGATCTGTTGCGTCGGGGTCTGCCGATCCGGCCCGCGCAGGCCTGA
- a CDS encoding DUF2862 domain-containing protein produces MSQQAAVTIDIGSKVRVTRVRDRIPASLVELLKKDATGTVTDFRTTDGKGIGVVVELSNGATCWFFDDEIAPA; encoded by the coding sequence ATGTCACAGCAGGCGGCAGTCACCATCGACATCGGCTCCAAGGTGCGGGTCACGCGAGTGCGTGATCGCATTCCGGCAAGCCTCGTGGAGCTTCTGAAGAAGGACGCCACCGGCACCGTGACCGATTTCCGGACCACCGATGGCAAAGGGATCGGTGTTGTAGTTGAGCTCAGCAATGGCGCCACCTGCTGGTTCTTCGATGACGAAATCGCCCCCGCCTGA
- the chlG gene encoding chlorophyll synthase ChlG: protein MSDARQLLGMKGASGTTNLWKLRLQLMKPVTWIPLIWGVVCGAAASGNYQWRWDHFLAALACMVMSGPLLAGFTQTINDYYDREIDAINEPYRPIPSGAIPLGQVKLQIWVLLLAGLAVAWGLDLWAGHQTPVVLLLALGGSFVSYIYSAPPLKLKQNGWLGNYALGASYIALPWWAGQALFGQLTWATAILTLAYSLAGLGIAVVNDFKSVEGDKALGLQSLPVVFGLEKASWISAGMIDVFQLLMVAVLIAIGQHFAAVLLVLLIVPQITFQDIWLLRDPVAFDVKYQASAQPFLVLGMLVTALAVGHSSLTQVM from the coding sequence ATGAGTGACGCCCGTCAACTGCTTGGCATGAAAGGTGCCAGCGGCACTACCAATCTTTGGAAGCTGCGCCTGCAGCTGATGAAGCCGGTCACCTGGATCCCCCTGATTTGGGGTGTGGTCTGCGGTGCCGCTGCCAGCGGCAATTACCAATGGCGTTGGGATCACTTTCTGGCGGCCTTGGCCTGCATGGTGATGAGCGGTCCGCTCCTGGCGGGCTTCACCCAGACGATCAACGACTACTACGACCGGGAGATCGACGCGATCAACGAGCCCTACCGGCCGATCCCCTCCGGCGCGATTCCGCTCGGTCAGGTCAAGCTTCAGATCTGGGTGCTGCTGCTGGCAGGACTGGCTGTGGCCTGGGGCCTGGACCTCTGGGCAGGACATCAGACCCCCGTGGTGCTGCTGCTGGCACTCGGCGGCTCTTTCGTGAGTTACATCTATTCCGCCCCACCCCTCAAGCTGAAGCAGAACGGCTGGCTCGGGAACTATGCCCTTGGCGCCAGTTACATCGCCCTCCCCTGGTGGGCTGGCCAAGCCCTGTTCGGACAGCTCACCTGGGCAACGGCGATCCTCACGCTTGCTTACAGCCTCGCCGGTCTTGGCATCGCCGTTGTGAACGACTTCAAAAGCGTCGAAGGCGATAAGGCCCTTGGCCTTCAATCGCTACCGGTGGTGTTTGGTCTTGAGAAAGCCAGCTGGATCAGCGCAGGAATGATCGATGTGTTCCAGCTGCTGATGGTTGCCGTTCTGATCGCCATCGGACAGCATTTCGCTGCTGTGTTGCTCGTGCTCTTGATCGTGCCCCAGATCACTTTCCAGGACATCTGGCTGCTGCGAGACCCCGTCGCCTTTGATGTGAAATATCAGGCCAGTGCCCAGCCGTTTCTGGTGCTCGGCATGCTTGTGACAGCTCTCGCTGTCGGTCACAGCTCCTTGACCCAGGTGATGTGA
- a CDS encoding transglycosylase domain-containing protein yields MKRTRRHWLILAATAGGVGIGVAMGQAAITQALDATLPDARGIARFNRPGTITLLSSDGQVIQKLGPATREKIEPGQMPELVKQAFVAAEDRRFFEHDGVDLWGISRAVVTNLRQRAVREGASTITQQLARTVFLSQDRTITRKLKEAALAYKLERQLSKEQILEQYLNYVYLGSSAYGVSDAAWVYFSKTPDQLTLSEAALIAGLPPAPSIYSPLVNPELALERRSIVLERMQQAGFINAAQAEEARRSPLNLKPATPKYFNSAAPYFTSWVAQQLPQILSPEQLEVGGLKIRTSLNLNWQRDAQKVVREFAPNGTEGSIVSIEPGTGLVRVMVGGKDFNTSQFNRATQALRSPGSTFKLFPYAAAINAGVKPEDIFNDAPRCWRGYCPKNFGNKYFGPISLADALKNSLNTVAVQLQDKVGFDPIIAMANNLGIGTTRPLGKYYPMAIGAYEQTILDMTAAYAAVANRGVYVKPSAFEEIRGPGGEVLWSRRVDGDRGRRAVDSDVADAMNWMLQRVVEGGTGVAAKLNDRPVAGKTGTSEGARDLWFIGSIPQLTTAVWFGFDNNADTNSNSGEAAWAWNQLMTKIKEQFPVQNFPPKPELKRTFRKPGSEAKKPGQNQEAPFRGYEYNPDPTLWAPESTDPNQPAAPQAPPPRYIAPPGGPPVDENFRPLPVQ; encoded by the coding sequence GTGAAGCGCACCCGCCGTCACTGGCTCATCCTGGCTGCCACAGCTGGAGGTGTGGGGATTGGCGTGGCCATGGGCCAGGCCGCGATCACTCAGGCCCTGGATGCCACCCTCCCCGACGCCAGGGGCATCGCTCGCTTCAACCGCCCCGGCACCATCACCCTGCTCTCCAGCGATGGGCAGGTGATTCAAAAGCTGGGCCCGGCAACGCGAGAGAAGATCGAGCCGGGGCAGATGCCTGAACTGGTGAAGCAGGCGTTCGTGGCCGCGGAGGATCGCCGTTTCTTTGAGCATGACGGCGTTGACCTCTGGGGCATCAGCCGCGCCGTGGTCACCAACCTCCGCCAAAGAGCGGTGCGTGAAGGTGCCAGCACGATCACTCAACAGCTGGCCCGCACCGTTTTCCTCAGCCAAGACCGCACCATCACCCGCAAGCTGAAGGAGGCAGCCCTCGCTTACAAGCTTGAGCGCCAGCTCAGCAAAGAGCAGATCCTTGAGCAATACCTCAATTACGTCTATCTCGGCTCCAGTGCCTACGGCGTCTCTGATGCCGCCTGGGTGTACTTCTCCAAGACGCCTGATCAGCTCACCCTGTCGGAAGCGGCCCTGATCGCCGGCCTGCCACCGGCCCCCTCGATCTACTCCCCCCTGGTGAATCCAGAGCTGGCCCTGGAAAGGCGCTCCATCGTGCTGGAGAGGATGCAACAAGCGGGCTTCATCAATGCAGCGCAGGCCGAGGAAGCGCGTCGCAGTCCCCTGAACCTCAAACCAGCGACACCCAAATACTTCAACAGTGCCGCCCCTTACTTCACCAGCTGGGTGGCGCAGCAGCTGCCGCAAATCCTCAGCCCCGAGCAGCTCGAGGTGGGCGGCCTGAAGATCCGCACCAGCCTCAACCTCAACTGGCAGAGGGATGCCCAAAAGGTGGTACGTGAATTCGCCCCCAACGGCACCGAGGGATCGATCGTGTCGATCGAACCGGGCACTGGCCTGGTGAGGGTGATGGTGGGCGGAAAAGACTTCAACACGAGTCAGTTCAACCGGGCGACCCAGGCCCTGCGCTCTCCTGGATCCACCTTCAAGCTGTTCCCGTATGCAGCGGCGATCAACGCGGGTGTCAAGCCAGAAGACATCTTCAACGACGCCCCCCGCTGCTGGAGGGGCTATTGCCCCAAGAACTTCGGCAATAAATATTTCGGACCGATCTCCCTGGCCGATGCCCTCAAGAATTCGCTGAACACCGTGGCCGTGCAGTTGCAGGACAAGGTGGGCTTCGATCCGATCATCGCCATGGCCAACAACCTGGGGATCGGCACCACGCGCCCCTTGGGCAAGTACTACCCCATGGCAATCGGTGCCTATGAGCAAACGATCCTCGACATGACCGCCGCCTATGCGGCAGTGGCCAATCGCGGGGTCTATGTGAAACCGAGTGCGTTTGAAGAGATCCGCGGACCCGGCGGGGAGGTGCTCTGGAGTCGTCGGGTGGATGGCGATCGGGGCCGACGCGCCGTCGACAGCGACGTGGCCGACGCCATGAACTGGATGCTGCAGCGGGTGGTGGAGGGGGGCACCGGGGTTGCCGCCAAACTCAACGACCGTCCGGTGGCCGGCAAGACCGGCACCTCAGAGGGGGCCCGGGACCTGTGGTTCATTGGCTCCATTCCACAACTCACCACCGCCGTCTGGTTCGGCTTCGATAACAACGCCGACACCAACAGCAACAGCGGCGAAGCGGCCTGGGCCTGGAACCAGCTCATGACCAAGATCAAAGAGCAGTTCCCGGTGCAGAACTTCCCCCCTAAGCCTGAGCTGAAGCGCACCTTCAGGAAACCCGGCAGTGAAGCGAAAAAACCTGGCCAGAACCAGGAGGCTCCCTTCCGGGGCTATGAATACAACCCCGATCCAACGCTCTGGGCACCCGAGTCCACAGACCCCAACCAACCCGCTGCCCCTCAGGCCCCACCACCGCGCTACATCGCCCCGCCCGGCGGCCCACCGGTGGATGAGAACTTCAGGCCTCTGCCGGTGCAGTGA
- a CDS encoding 16S rRNA (cytosine(967)-C(5))-methyltransferase — MPVPESVISTPAVGLAPRRLAWEVLEAVAAGAYADVALERVLRGQTVSAADRGLATELAYGAIRRRRWLDAWLDRLGKVPALKQPPRLRWLLHLGLYQLLQMERIPAAAAVNTTVELAKRHGLGRLAPVVNGLLRSALRAHEAGESLPLPSDPPGQLALLHSLPDWFAAELLRWCGAEQAELVARACNQVPPLDLRINRLRSTPEAVSAALSAAGLETRSIEGCPDGLQVLGSGGDLRQWPGFEEGQWCVQDRAAQWVAPLLEPQPGDRVLDACAAPGGKATHLAELMGDCGEVWAVDRSAGRLQRVAANAGRLGLGCVNALAADAGDLLQDRPQWRGAFQRILLDAPCSGLGTLARHADARWRVTPESVAGLLPLQARLLEAMVPLLAPAGRLVYATCTIHPAENHRQIATLLKAQPSLRLISEEQRWPDPTGGDGFYAAVITTSGLPNETITAPAEA, encoded by the coding sequence ATGCCCGTGCCTGAGTCCGTCATCAGCACCCCTGCGGTGGGCCTTGCCCCGCGCCGTTTGGCTTGGGAGGTGCTGGAGGCCGTGGCGGCTGGGGCCTATGCCGACGTCGCCCTCGAGCGGGTCCTACGCGGACAGACGGTCTCCGCTGCTGACCGCGGCCTGGCCACGGAATTGGCCTATGGCGCGATCCGGCGGCGACGCTGGCTGGATGCCTGGCTTGATCGGCTTGGCAAGGTGCCGGCCCTCAAGCAGCCGCCCCGTCTGCGCTGGCTGTTGCATCTGGGTCTCTATCAATTGCTGCAGATGGAGCGGATCCCGGCGGCGGCGGCGGTGAACACCACGGTGGAGCTGGCGAAACGCCATGGGCTGGGGCGACTGGCGCCGGTGGTGAATGGCCTGCTCCGTTCCGCCTTGCGAGCCCATGAGGCGGGGGAGTCATTGCCGCTGCCCTCGGATCCACCTGGCCAGCTTGCTCTGCTGCACTCCCTGCCGGACTGGTTTGCAGCGGAATTGCTGCGTTGGTGCGGGGCCGAGCAGGCGGAGCTGGTGGCCCGCGCCTGCAATCAGGTGCCGCCCCTTGACCTGCGCATCAATCGGCTGCGCAGCACCCCAGAGGCTGTCTCGGCAGCCCTGAGCGCTGCCGGCCTCGAGACCCGCTCGATCGAGGGTTGCCCCGATGGATTGCAGGTGCTCGGATCCGGTGGTGATCTGCGCCAGTGGCCGGGGTTTGAGGAGGGGCAGTGGTGTGTGCAGGACCGGGCTGCCCAGTGGGTGGCGCCCCTGCTGGAGCCCCAGCCTGGCGATCGGGTGCTGGATGCCTGCGCCGCCCCCGGTGGAAAGGCCACCCATCTGGCGGAGCTGATGGGCGATTGCGGTGAGGTGTGGGCCGTGGATCGCTCCGCTGGTCGCCTGCAGCGGGTCGCAGCCAATGCCGGTCGCTTGGGGCTGGGCTGCGTGAATGCCCTGGCGGCTGATGCTGGCGACTTGCTGCAGGATCGCCCCCAATGGCGAGGAGCGTTTCAGCGAATCCTGCTCGATGCCCCTTGCTCTGGCCTGGGCACCCTTGCTCGCCATGCCGATGCCCGTTGGCGGGTGACGCCTGAGAGCGTGGCTGGGTTGCTCCCTCTTCAGGCCCGTCTCTTGGAGGCCATGGTGCCCCTGCTCGCTCCGGCTGGTCGCCTGGTCTACGCCACCTGCACGATCCATCCGGCGGAAAACCATCGGCAGATTGCGACCCTTCTCAAGGCCCAACCGTCTCTACGTCTGATCTCCGAGGAGCAGCGCTGGCCTGATCCAACCGGGGGAGACGGGTTCTATGCCGCTGTGATCACCACGTCGGGTCTCCCCAACGAGACCATCACTGCACCGGCAGAGGCCTGA
- a CDS encoding MGMT family protein produces MTASTSFDSRVWDAVSQIPRGRLVTYGQVADWIGAYGCARQVGWALRRLPLPSQIPWHRVVNAQGRIAMSPSREGSDWMQRELLIAEGIPVDGEGRLPLRRFLWTPDPACFTGALALECFATREV; encoded by the coding sequence ATGACAGCGAGCACGTCCTTTGATTCGAGGGTATGGGATGCCGTGTCCCAGATCCCCCGGGGCCGCTTGGTCACCTATGGCCAGGTGGCCGATTGGATCGGCGCCTATGGCTGTGCTCGACAGGTGGGCTGGGCCTTGCGGCGCCTGCCTCTGCCCTCCCAGATCCCCTGGCATCGGGTCGTGAATGCCCAGGGGCGCATTGCGATGAGCCCGAGCCGTGAGGGATCCGACTGGATGCAGCGGGAGCTGTTGATCGCTGAGGGCATTCCTGTGGATGGGGAGGGGCGTCTGCCCCTGCGGCGCTTCCTCTGGACACCCGATCCTGCCTGTTTCACCGGGGCGCTAGCTCTGGAGTGTTTCGCGACACGTGAGGTTTGA
- the trmH gene encoding tRNA (guanosine(18)-2'-O)-methyltransferase TrmH codes for MPLLPRRFERLRSVLNQRMADLTVLVEHVEKPHNLSAILRSCDAVGVLEAHAVSLSGRPRTFNSTAQGSQRWVPLCDHPDVTTAVQHLKAQGFKLYGTNLGVDARDYRACDFTGPCAFVLGAEKWGLSETATALMDQAVFIPMRGMVQSLNVSVATATLLFEALRQRQTAGLAPSHGEGIPEDRYDDLLFEWAYPQVARWCREQGRAYPALSEDGEIIEDLPRTARLRC; via the coding sequence ATGCCCCTTCTCCCCCGCCGGTTCGAGAGGCTCCGCTCCGTGCTCAACCAGCGGATGGCCGATCTGACCGTGCTGGTGGAGCATGTGGAGAAGCCCCACAATCTCTCAGCCATTCTGCGCAGCTGTGATGCCGTCGGTGTGCTCGAGGCCCATGCCGTGAGCCTCAGCGGCAGACCGCGCACGTTCAACAGCACCGCCCAGGGCAGCCAGCGCTGGGTACCCCTCTGCGATCACCCCGACGTGACAACGGCCGTGCAGCACCTGAAGGCGCAGGGTTTCAAGTTGTATGGCACCAACCTGGGCGTGGATGCCCGCGATTACCGCGCCTGCGATTTCACGGGCCCCTGTGCCTTCGTGCTGGGCGCCGAGAAATGGGGACTCAGTGAAACCGCAACCGCCCTGATGGACCAGGCGGTGTTCATCCCGATGCGAGGGATGGTGCAGTCGCTGAATGTGTCAGTGGCCACGGCCACGCTGCTGTTTGAAGCGCTGCGTCAACGGCAGACAGCGGGGCTAGCGCCGAGTCACGGGGAGGGGATCCCTGAAGACCGATACGACGACCTGCTCTTTGAATGGGCCTATCCCCAGGTGGCCCGGTGGTGCCGCGAGCAGGGGCGGGCCTACCCGGCGTTGAGCGAAGACGGAGAGATTATCGAGGACCTCCCTCGCACCGCACGATTGCGCTGTTGA